The Penaeus monodon isolate SGIC_2016 chromosome 5, NSTDA_Pmon_1, whole genome shotgun sequence genome window below encodes:
- the LOC119573090 gene encoding transient receptor potential channel pyrexia-like, with the protein MNGCEEEVLGQEVAEQLPLRLDANQDQQDVLETCIITNQRPKDSLIPESSLTCANHHLKNGSGRENDYEEERNSNEDEYPRPETDTETQNRSRDQNGSEGWCESETARAIMREESIPQLFVSIQTGSVREVTSLLEQQPHIVNSPRYGGLAPIHYACHKQNIRILRVLLDHGAKIGSLDTLGNTPLHLAVNDTWLDGVSELLKRGASPNAKSVPPATIKEVVVETPLHAAIRRRDMASVTLMMEHEPDLNILDGNNCSMLHLAAQTRNLELVRKLVNQPTVVKECNHKDKNGRTVLHAALSEKCDEDSELLVIELIKILSRFVADINATNYVGETPLFLASRYGLSRVVELLLSLGSDPTILTTWRQSVLHAACLSGSSDTLDILLQRGDLKNMVTVVDNEKCRAFDYAVKSWSVRCCYLLLINGEHLANIKDGVSNCELMLEHLPSASEVLKKLFNSHVHLSEESQHDPDFSITFDYSALLSEEKGTIQCSVVSELVHSPFEDLIKHPLLESFLYVKWCRIQKYFYTGVFMYFIFLILHTFFVVLTFGNSPIDWHKHITVLWTFRAGHILLYIVLLFPSVVMIIANFRKYSKQVETLIRFVTFMSSAVVVFSPTVDYKALEETNISKNMASVNGTAAPTQTDHLPMTAERQMAAVSVFSVWVEFMMLLGRYPMLGTYILMFSGVAKSMMKFLFSFVFLLFGFSFSFHILFQELPVFETFPLSFVKTLMMMSGEIAFSEFVLAMDVPLSGLVFLSLYLFIVAILLANLFIGLAVNDIPSLQKQGRIHRLAKQASYIVAFEKLLLVLKSRTSFPRPLLQLVAGRCRIKSKVEVFPNRKDTIVTRENIREAVKLGNFNVSKEETYSFDDHSVSSSCLKSSQKQHIEEINALKSRIDELVKCCNSTQQQLNLMHQLLDTHTAQMSLQLQQHQRIMQEIYDRALRENETIQSDSLP; encoded by the exons ATGAATGG GTGTGAGGAAGAGGTGTTGGGGCAGGAGGTCGCGGAGCAGCTTCCTCTTCGCCTGGACGCGAACCAGGACCAACAGGACGTGTTGGAGACATGTATCATCACGAACCAACGCCCTAAGGATAGCCTGATCCCTGAATCGTCCCTAACCTGTGCCAACCACCATCTGAAAAATGGATCagggagagaaaatgattacGAAGAAGAAAGGAATTCGAACGAAGATGAGTACCCAAGACCAGAAACGGATACGGAGACGCAGAACCGAAGTCGAGACCAGAATGGGTCTGAGGGATGGTGTGAGAGCGAGACCGCGAGGGCCATTATGAGAGAGGAGAGCATCCCGCAACTATTCGTA agCATCCAGACTGGAAGTGTGCGGGAAGTTACATCACTCCTGGAGCAACAGCCGCACATTGTGAACAGCCCCAGGTACGGTGGTCTGGCTCCCATACATTACGCGTGCCACAAGCAGAATATTCGCATACTCAGAGTTTTGCTCGATCATGGGGCCAAG atagGATCCTTGGACACTCTCGGCAACACCCCTTTGCACTTGGCTGTGAACGACACTTGGCTTGACGGCGTGTCGGAACTCCTGAAGCGAGGGGCGTCTCCGAATGCCAAGAGCGTCCCTCCCGCCACGATCAAGGAAGTGGTTGTTGAGACGCCCCTTCATGCTGCGATCCGCCGGCGGGACATGGCATCAGTAACGCTGATGATGGAACATGAACCCGACCTGAACATTTTGGATGGGAATAACTGCTCTATGCTGCACTTGGCCGCCCAGACCCGCAATCTGGAGCTGGTAAGGAAGCTGGTGAATCAACCAACAGTTGTCAAGGAATGTAACCATAAGGACAAAAACGGCCGGACGGTCCTCCACGCCGCGCTGTCTGAAAAGTGTGATGAGGATTCCGAACTCCTGGTCATCGAACTGATTAAGATTCTGTCTAGATTCGTCGCAGATATCAATGCTACCAACTACGTGGGGGAGACGCCTTTGTTCCTGGCCTCGCGCTACGGCCTGAGCAGAGTCGTTgagcttctcctctctctgggATCGGATCCGACCATCCTGACGACCTGGAGGCAATCTGTCCTTCATGCTGCATGTCTCTCTGGCTCCTCAGACACACTTGACATTCTTCTGCAGAGGGGTGACTTGAAGAATATGGTTACTGTGGTTGACAATGAGAAATGTAGAGCTTTTGATTATGCAGTTAAAAGCTGGTCTGTCCGTTGTTGTTACCTTCTGCTAATCAACGGTGAACACCTCGCCAATATCAAGGATGGCGTGTCAAATTGCGAGTTGATGCTTGAACATCTCCCTTCGGCTTCAGAAGTCCTGAAGAAACTATTTAATTCTCACGTTCATTTGTCAGAAGAGTCTCAGCATGATCCAGACTTCAGTATTACATTTGATTATTCGGCCCTTCTCTCGGAGGAAAAGGGGACCATTCAGTGTTCCGTAGTATCAGAGTTAGTACATTCCCCTTTTGAAGATCTGATCAAACATCCTCTCTTGGAAAGCTTCTTGTACGTCAAATGGTGCCGCATTCAAAAGTACTTCTACACCGGCGTCTTCATGTACTTCATCTTCCTAATCCTTCACACCTTTTTCGTTGTGCTCACCTTCGGGAATTCGCCAATAGACTGGCACAAACACATTACTGTGCTGTGGACTTTTCGTGCAGGACACATCTTATTGTATATTGTTCTTCTCTTCCCGAGCGTTGTTATGATAATTGCCAACTTTAGGAAATATAGCAAACAAGTGGAAACCCTAATAAGATTTGTGACCTTTATGAGTTCAGCCGTTGTCGTTTTCTCACCAACTGTAGACTACAAAGCCTTGGAAGAGACTAACATTAGTAAAAACATGGCATCCGTAAATGGCACTGCTGCCCCTACTCAGACTGATCACCTGCCAATGACGGCAGAGAGACAAATGGCCGCAGTTTCGGTTTTCTCCGTGTGGGTTGAGTTTATGATGCTTCTTGGACGCTACCCGATGCTAGGTACTTACATTCTGATGTTCTCTGGTGTGGCTAAGTCTATGATGAAGttcctgttttcttttgtattccttctttttggattttctttcagtttccacATCTTGTTTCAAGAACTACCGGTCTTTGAGACATTTCCTCTCTCATTCGTTaaaacgttgatgatgatgagtggggAGATAGCATTCAGTGAGTTCGTTTTAGCAATGGATGTGCCTCTTAGTGGTCTGGTTTTCCTGTCCCTCTACTTATTCATAGTGGCTATCTTGTTAGCCAACCTCTTCATTGGTTTAGCTGTTAATGACATTCCGAGCCTACAGAAGCAAGGCAGAATCCACAGACTGGCTAAACAAGCCTCATATATCGTGGCTTTCGAGAAGCTGCTTTTGGTGCTAAAGAGCCGAACGTCCTTTCCCCGCCCTCTTCTCCAGCTAGTCGCTGGCAGGTGCAGGATCAAGTCGAAAGTTGAGGTCTTCCCCAATAGAAAGGACACTATTGTTACTCGCGAGAATATTCGAGAGGCCGTAAAACTTGGTAACTTTAATGTTTCTAAAGAAGAAACTTATTCCTTTGACGATCACAGTGTTTCTAGTTCATGCCTCAAGAGCAGCCAAAAGCAACATATAGAAGAGATTAACGCATTAAAAAGTAGAATTGATGAACTTGTTAAATGTTGCAACAGCACACAGCAGCAACTAAATCTAATGCATCAGTTGTTGGATACTCACACGGCACAGATGTCTCTGCAACTTCAGCAGCATCAGCGAATTATGCAGGAAATATATGACCGTGCTCTTCGAGAAAATGAAACGATCCAGTCGGACAGCCTACCGTGA